Genomic DNA from Gimesia aquarii:
GTAGTCAACCAGCGTTGAGAATTGCCAGAAAACTTTTGCCCTTGAACAGTTAAATCACTGATACCCTGAATTTCAATTTTGGATTCCGGTTTTCGCTTGTTTAACGAAACACAAATCTGTTCTAAGATTTCTCTAGTCGTCGCTTCAATGCCGATGAGATGCTGGTTAGCTGTGATTCGTAGAAACAAAGAATAGATAAAACACCCTGGACCGAGTAAAACAGTACCACCACCGGTACAGCGTCTGAGAATGGGAATTTGGTCCTGTCGACAGGCAGCCAGATTCACATTGGCAGCAACCTGGTTAGAACTACCCAATACAACCGTGTATTGATCAACCTCCCAGATTCTGAGACAGCCAGCGGAGTCCT
This window encodes:
- a CDS encoding lipoate--protein ligase family protein, which produces MLPLNCHYSETILPTPAENLALDESLLYQINEQDSAGCLRIWEVDQYTVVLGSSNQVAANVNLAACRQDQIPILRRCTGGGTVLLGPGCFIYSLFLRITANQHLIGIEATTREILEQICVSLNKRKPESKIEIQGISDLTVQGQKFSGNSQRWLTTTLLHHGTILYDFDLDRIPRYLISPEREPEYRSGRDHLEFVINYPHSLSELKEAFIETWNATAPEPELPLDKINQLVVEKYATEKWNLRR